In Spirosoma sp. KUDC1026, the sequence ACATTCCGCTGACGGCCCGACGCGTAACGGGAATTGTGTCGCGGGGTGGCAGTATCATGGCTAAATGGTGTCTGGCGCATCACAAAGAGAACTTCCTGTACACGCATTTTGAGGATATCTGCGAGATTATGAAAGCCTACGATGTGGCCTTCTCGCTGGGCGACGGCCTACGGCCCGGCTCTATTGCCGATGCGAACGATGCGGCCCAGTTTGCGGAGCTTGAAACGCTGGGCGAACTGACCAAGATTGCCTGGAAACACGACGTACAGGTAATGATTGAAGGGCCGGGGCACGTACCGATGCACCTCATCAAAGAAAACATGGACAAGCAGTTGCGGGAGTGTGACGAAGCGCCGTTCTACACGCTTGGGCCACTGACGACCGACATTGCACCCGGCTACGACCACATCACATCGGGTATCGGCGCGGCCATGATCGGCTGGTTCGGCACGGCCATGCTCTGCTACGTAACGCCCAAAGAACACCTGGGACTGCCTAACAAGAAAGATGTGAAGGATGGGGTGATCACCTACAAGATTGCGGCCCACGCGGCCGATCTGGCGAAAGGTCATCCGGGAGCGCAGTACCGCGACAATGCCCTCAGCAAAGCCCGTTTCGAGTTTCGCTGGGAGGATCAGTTCAACCTCTCACTCGACCCGGACACAGCCCGTGAATATCATGACGAAACCCTCCCCGCCGAAGGGGCTAAAACGGCTCATTTCTGCTCGATGTGCGGTCCCAATTTCTGCTCGATGAAGATTACGCAGGACGTACGCGACTACGCCGAACAGAACGGGCTAGCCGATGAAGAGGTGTTTGACCAGGCGATGCAGACGAAAGCGAAAGAGTTTGCCCAACAGGGTAGCCAGTTGTATCTATGATTATTAGTCCCTTACATTACCTCGTCACCCGACCCGAGCAGGCAGAGCTGGCTTGCCAGGCGGGTGTTGACTGGATTCAACTCCGAGTTAAGAACCGGTCATATGCCGATTGGAAAGTCTTGGCGCAGGATACCCTGTCCGTTTGCCGGTCACACAACGCCCGACTGATTATTAACGATAATCCTCAACTGGCAGCTGAACTGGGAGCCGATGGCGTGCACTTGGGGCAGGACGATATGCCTGTTCCCGAAGCAAGAGCATTACTGGGCAATACGTTTATTATCGGCGGCACGGCCAACACCCTAGAAACCATTCGTCTACACGGCCAGAACGGCGCGGATTACGTAGGCCTGGGACCGTTTCGGTTTACAAGCACAAAGGAAAAGCTAAGCCCGATCCTGGGCTTGACGGGCTACCAGTCAGTTCTTTCGACCTTACAAAGTGAAGGTTTTTCGCTGCCCATTGTCGCGATTGGTGGCATTACGCTGGCCGACATTCCGGCTCTGCTCCAGGCGGGGCTGCATGGCGTAGCCGTTTCGTCCGCTATCAGTGGCGCGGCTAACCCCATTGAGCAAGCCCAGCAGTTCTGCCAGTATTTTACGCTAACAACCGTCAAAATAACCGCTCATGAACACCCTTGATAGCCAACCACTCGTTATTGCCGGGCACACGTTTTCGTCCCGCCTGTTTACAGGGACGGGTAAGTTCGGCTCGACCCAACAGATGGAAGACGCCCTACTGGCGTCGGGTACGGAACTGGTTACGGTGGCTCTGAAACGCATTGGCGCCCATGATCAGCAGAACGACCTTTTGGCGCATCTGGCTCATCCACAATTCAAGTTGTTGCCCAATACGTCGGGCGTCCGGACAGCCCGCGAAGCCGTTTTTGCGGCTCAGATGGCCCGCGAAGCTTTAGAGACGAACTGGTTGAAGCTGGAGATTCATCCCGATCCGAAGTACCTGCTTCCCGATCCTATTGAAACGCTGAAAGCCGTCGAGGAACTTGTCAAACTAGGTTTTGTGGTGCTGCCCTACATCCACGCCGACCCCGTACTGTGCAAGCGGCTGGAAGAAGTAGGCGTTGCGGCTGTCATGCCACTTGGCGCTCCTATTGGCACGAACAAAGGGCTTCGCACGCTGGACTTCCTGGAAATTATCATTGAGCAGAGCCGGGTTCCCGTGGTGGTGGATGCCGGTTTGGGGGCACCCTCCCATGCAGCTGCAGCTATGGAACTAGGGGCTGATGCTGTCTTGGTCAACACCGCGCTGGCCGTTGCGGATGATTCCGTCCGGATGGCTACAGCTTTTCGAATGGCTGTTGAAGCGGGTCGGATGGCCTACGAAGCCCGGCTGGCTCGTCCTGTTGCCTACGCGCAGGCCAGCAGTCCATTAACCGCTTTTCTTGACGAGTTATGAACACCCTAAGCTGGTTTAGTAGCTACGACTGGGACACGGTGCTACGCGACATTTATGCGACCACGCCCCGGCAGGTGGAGCAGGCGCTGGCCCGGTCCCGACGCACGTTGGACGACTTCAAAGCCCTGATCTCACCGGCGGCACAAGCGTACCTGGAGCCGATGGCCCAGCTCAGCCACCAGCTGACCCAGCAACGGTTTGGCCGGACTATCCAGATGTATGCTCCCCTCTATCTCTCGAACGAATGCCAGAATATCTGCACCTATTGCGCTTTTAGTCTGGACAACAAAATTCGCCGACGCACGCTGACGGACGACGAGATTCTGCGCGAGGCCGAAGCCATCCGGCAAATGGGCTACGAACATGTGCTGTTGGTGACGGGTGAAGCCAATCAGACGGTGGGGGTACCGTACCTAAAAAACGCCATTCGACTCCTGCAGCCGCATTTCGCGCACGTTTCAATAGAAGTGCAACCACTGGATCAGCCGGAGTACGAAGAACTCATTGCCGAAGGCTTGAACACAGTACTCATCTACCAGGAAACGTACCACCAGGCCACCTACCGAAACCATCACCCCAGGGGCAAAAAATCAAATTTTGCCTACCGACTCGAAACCCCCAACCGACTGGGCCGTGCAGGCATTCACAAGATTGGGCTGGGTGCCCTACTGGGACTGGAAGACTGGCGCACCGATAGCTTTTTTACGGCAACCCACCTGCATTACCTTGAACGAACCTACTGGCAGACGCGCTACAGTATCTCGTTCCCAAGGCTGCGGCCGATCGACCTGCTCCAGAACGACACAATTACGGCTAAGTCGTTCGAACGCTGTATGAGCGACCGGGATCTGGTGCAGCTCATCTGCGCTTACCGGCTGTTCAACGAGGAGGTGGAACTGTCACTATCGACCCGCGAAACACCCCGCTTCCGCGACCACGTTCTTAAACTGGGAATCACCAGCCTGAGCGCAGGATCCAAAACCAATCCGGGTGGCTACGTCGTGGAGCCGCAATCACTTGAACAGTTTGCGATTTCGGATGAACGCAGCCCGGCCGAGATGGCCGATGTCATTCGGCAACAGGGCTACGAACCCGTCTGGAAAGACTGGGACAAAACCTTTGCGCACGTATGAATGAGCAGGAACTGAACCGGTATAGTCGCCACATTCGGTTGCCGGAGGTTGGGCTGGCGGGGCAACAGCGGCTGAAAAAGGCCCGTGTTCTACTGGTGGGCGTGGGTGGTCTGGGCTGTCCGGTAGCGCAGTACCTAACGGCAGCTGGCGTTGGAACGCTGGGCATCATCGATGGTGACGTCGTGGAGGAAAGCAACCTGCAACGGCAGATCCTTTTCTCCCCCGAACACATTGGCCAGAACAAGGCCGAGATAGCCGCGGCCCTACTTTCCCGGCAAAATCCCTACATCGAGCTCATCGCACATCCAACGTTTCTGGACCGGACTAATGCGCTAGCCCTGCTTGCATCATACGACCTGGTTGTTGATGGCTCAGATAATTTCGCGACCCGGTACCTGGTCAACGACGCCTGTGTACTATTAGGCAAGCCACTGGTTTTTGGCTCCATCTACAAATTTGACGGGCAGGTTAGCGTTTTCAATTATGGAGATGGGCCCACCTACCGCTGCCTCTACCCCGAACCGAGCGACCTCGAAGCCTGTAGTGAAGTGGGTGTACTGGGTGTACTGCCGGGTATCACGGGTTGCCTGATGGCTAACGAAGCAATCAAGTGCATCACAGGCATTGGTGAGTTGTTGAGTGGCACTTTACTCGTTTTCAACGCGCTGACGTTTTCGTTCAATACCTTTTCGTTCGCGGCTAATCCGACTAACAAAGCCCTTCAAACATTGCCCGAGACAAACCTCTCCTGCTCCCCTGCGGCTGAGGTGCTTGAATTAGATGCTACAGACCTGATGGACTGGCTTACCCGGCCGGATGCTCCGCTGCTGATCGATGTTCGTGAACCCGGCGAATACGAGCAGGATAACCTCGGCGGCACATTAATTCCCTTGGCAAAGCTTCTAGAGGCTCCCAAACAGGTCCCGGCCGATCAAGTCGTGGTGGTCCATTGTCAGTCGGGGGGGCGAAGCCGAAAGGCCGTTGAGTTTTTACATCAACAAGGCTACACTCAAGCGTTTAACCTACGAGGAGGATTAAACGCGGTTCGGCGTTTAGGGATAGACGGCCGCTCTGACTTCCTGAAGAGCCGCTAGAGGGTCCGGTACTTTCCAAAGGGTACCCATCAGAGCAGCCCCGTCAAAGCCTGCCTGCTGAACCTGGGCAACGGTTTGGGCGGTTATGCCCCCCAGTCCTATCAATAGGGGCAGGTTGGGATGCTGCTCCCGCATCGCTGCGACCTGACAGGCGACTGTTTTCAAGCTTACCGCTGGGCCATAACCCGGCTTGCTGATGCTTGGTAACAACGGGCTGTAAAAGACCATTTCCACCCGTCCGGCCATGTCCAGCCACTCGCTAAGGTGATGAATACTAGTCGAGAACGGCTTCTCTGAAACCAGACCGTCGACCGCAAACAGGCGCTGACGGTCTTTTTCTTTCAGGTGCCAGCGAAACGGCGAACGTACCGATTCAGGCGACGACGCAGCGACCAGGCATCGGTCCTGATACACAGTCGCTACCGGTGGCAGAGGCATTTCGTCCGACAGATTTCGCCAGTAGAGATAATCAAGTCCATTTGCCAGTAGGGTATCAAGCTGCTGACCATCCCGACTCAGCGCGCTGTCGTCGGTTATTCCAATAAGTCGGAAAGCCGGTTTCTTCGCCTGGTGCATAGACGCCGGAGGTACACGTTTAGGATATGTTGGGAAATTGAGAAGTATGGGTAGTGGGTCAACTTTGTATTGACCGCCCGGCGACCCGGTTCACCCGTTTTTAACCTTCAGCGCAAGCGTAAGCACGATTTACGTAAAATTCTTGACTATACTACGTACTGGTGCTCAGTATCGTAACATTCATCCTGATTGGCTACCTTGGCAGGCAGTTTATTATTATCTCGATCAGCGGAAAAAAGCGAAGTTTTCCGAGCGACTGAACGCGGTCTTAAATCAACTCGTTGTCGGCACCCAAGAACGTCTGTGGGTTGCCGATGTAGACGCGGCTAATAAGGCCGATGGTGGCTTAGTAGTTCCCTAGGCACGGGTGCTGTGGAGAGTGGTGGAAAAATTCTTCGGTAACCCAGCCGCTTTGGTGGTCCGATTACAACGGGGGATTTGCCGCTGAACTGGCCAACTGGCATATCGATTTTGAGAAAGCGTCCCAGGTCGAATCAACCAGGGGCTTTGTACCTACCCCTATACGCTTGGCTTACCCGTAGCCTTGCTACCTTTCTGTTCTTACTGGCAGCCACCTTTGCCTTCGCCCAGACCACCGCCCCCGACACGACGTTCCGAAGCACGTCCTACGAACAGAAACGAACCCTATTCGAAAGCCTGCCCAACACCAAAAAGGAAATCATTTTCCTGGGTAACAGCATAAGCGATTTTGGCGAGTGGGCCGAACTCTTCGATGATCCCCACGTCAAAAACCGGGGCATCTCTGGCGATCTTTCGTTTGGTGTACTGGCCCGACTGGGTGAAGTGACCGCGTCGAAACCGGCCAAAATTTTTCTGCTGATCGGCATCAATGACCTCGCCGACAGCGCTGGTAAACTCGACGCTCGATACACCAACGACGGCCTACATCTCGTTGGCGCGGGGTACATCCAGTGGGTTAAGGCACTACGTGAGCTGGGACACATGAAATAAGCTTAGAGTTAATCTGAGTAAAAAGCGCCCCGCGACTGACTTAAAGAAGAATACCCGACAACCCGAATATGATCAGAATTGGAATTGCCGTAGCGCTCTGTTTAGGGGCTTTTTCTCCAGTCGACTCGACCAGTCAAACCAAGGCGCTAATTCCCAGGGCTTCTGTTATCAACTGGAGCAGCGTTTCGGACAGTTGTGCCGTAACGCTCCAGAAAGACTTTTACAACCGCCGGAGCCACTATTATAACAACACCAATCAGGGCGATACTACGTTTCACTACTGGCCTCAGGCCCACGCGCTGGACGTATTAACCGACGCTTATCTGCGGACCAACAACAAGCAGTACGTAGCCCAGATGAACGACTGGATGGTTGGGGTCCGGATCAAGAATGGGAACACCTTCCTCAACGAGTATTACGACGATATGCTCTGGAACGCGCTGGCCATGCTCCGGGTCTATGACGCGACCAAAGACAAGAAGTGGCTGGATGAAACCCTGACGCTCTGGACCGATATCAAAACCGCCTGGAACGATACGCTGGGAGGTGGCATGGCCTGGCGAAAAGGACAGCGGTATTACAAGAACACCCCCGTCAACGGTCCCGCCATTATCCTGGCGGCCCGGCTGTACCAGCGGTTGAAACGGCCAGACGATCTGGCATGGGCGAAGAAGGTATATGCCTGGCAGAAAAAAGTGCTGGTCGACCCGGCAACGGGACTGGTCTACGACGGCATCAATCAGGACAACGACGGCAAACTGAATACAAGTTGGAAATTCACCTACTGCCAGGGCGTCTGGATTGGCGGGACACTTGAGCTTTATCGGATTACGAAGGACCCAGCCTACCTCGCCGACGCGACCAAAACGGCAGATTTTTCCCTATCAGACCCCACCCTGACAACCAATGGCTTGATGCGGGACGAAGGCAAGGGCGACGGCGGTTTGTTTAAAGGAATACTGGTGCGTTACCTCACCCAGTTGATCTTGGAGCCCAGCCTGTCCCGCGCCCAGCAAACCCGGTACGCTGATTTCCTGAAGCACAACGCCGAAACGCTCTGGCTGCAGGGTACAGCCCGGCCGCAGTTTGCCTTCGGTACGTTCTGGCAACAGCCACCCACCGAAGGCAAAACCGGCTTGAGTACTCAGTTAAGTGGCACCATGCTCATGGAAGCCATGGCCCTGCTCACCCGTGAACACGTGTACTAACTTGAACGGCTTCGGCAACCGGCCGGCTACTGAATAGACCAGCGAAGCGCGTTTTCCAGCAGTTTGACAAAATCGGCATCCTGCCAGACGGCGGCATGATGCCCCATCGAGGTATAAAACGTTCTTCCCTGCCCAACCGACCGGTACCAGGCTACCGGATGGTACTTACCCATGCCAAAGTTTTTATCCCTGATAAACAGCATGTTGCCGCCAGGAATAATCTTGTCACCATCGATATACGACACCACCCGAACGCCTTTGGGTTGACTGAAGAAAACGTACCACTCATCGGTATGCGTCCAGGACGCGGGCAGCTGGCGCGTTAGTGTTGAGTCAACGCCAGACTCAACGTGTACCGTTGCTTCCTGTAGCTGTGGATTGAGCGGGTGGTGCGAAAATTTGGCACCGAGCAGGTTAGTTTCGTACCAGGGCCAGTGGTGCGAATCGTCGCCGGAGCCGTGAATACCCAGCAAGGCGCCCCCTGCTTCGACGTACTGACTAAGCGCCTGTTGTTGTTCGTCATTCAGCACTCGCCCGGTTGAGTTATTGAACACGACAGCCCTGAACTGCTTTAACTGCTCCGGGTTGAATGCGCCACCTTCTTCGGTTTCATAAACGAACCAGCCGTTACGTTCCGCCAGTTGCCGGAATACCGGCTTCGATGCCTCAATGGATTCACCGTGCCGAAAACCGGTGGTTTTGGAGAACAACAGAATGGCGGGCTTGTCGGCGGGAAAATTGATGGTCGGATGGTCGGTTTCGTAGCTGACGGGGAAGCCATTTTTTACTTTGTAAAAAAACAGACCACCCGCCACAACCAGCAGAACGGCCAGGCCCAGCACGGTCCAGAGAATGATTTTTAGTGCTTTTTTCATTAGGTATTTAACGGTTAGCGGAGCGAACATCCCGGCCAGCCCCCACAAGCCAGCCGGGCGAGTGTTTAGTTGAACAGTTGCGTTGTCACGGGCACGAACAGCGGAGCTTTACCTGCCTTCTCGTTCTTAAAGACAAAATACAGGTCGTGTACCCCCGTTGCGGGCGTCACGGTTATTTTAGTCATAACGGGCTTGAATACATCAGCGGCACTTTTAGCCTCGACGGGTAGTATGTCGTCGGTCTGGCCAATCAGCTGACCCGTTGGTGAATCCAGCCGAACTTCGATCCGCCCGCCAACCGCCTGTAGTTGCTGCCTGGGTACCGATACGGCAAACTCCATCGCCCTAATGCCCGTCAGGTCAAGTTTGTTGAACTGTACATACGTATCCGACGCCAGTACGATGGCGACAGGGGCCTGACCCATTTTGTAGAGCATAATTCCTTTCGACTGACTGTCGCTGACGCCCATGGTCAGAACCGGATTACGAAGTACCAGCGTCTGCTCGCCCGTCTGGGCTGGCAAACCATTAGCCCCTTTATCCTTATAGGATGCCTGCAACACCAGGTTTCCTTTCTGCTCTTTGCCCGGCGTAACCGTACCCTTTGTTGGCAGTGACGGAGTTACGGTTGGTTTCTCGGCCAGCGACAGAATGTATTTAACCATTTCCTGCGCGTCGGCTTCACCAACCTGTGGGTGCGCCGTCATGATCGCATCGCCCCAGACACCGCCACCACCTTTGATAATCTTGTTCGACAAACTGGCTACAGCGTTCGCATCGCCCTTGTAGCGTTTACCCACGTCAACGAAAGCCGGTCCAATCGATTTCTTGTCAACAAAGTGACAGCCTTTACAGTCGCTGGCGTCAATGAGTGTTTTACCACTACCCAGATAAGCCGCTTCCGTAAACTTATGCCCGGACGTCGCTACATCACCTTGATGATCAGCGCTGGTGCCTTCCTGCTGGTAGGTGCTGCGAACGGTAACCTGCTTCGGCGTGATCCTGCCTGATGCCAGGCTACCATCCTCTTTGTCGGCCACATTCACCTGGTAGGCAATTGACTGGCCGGGGAAGTAAAAGCTTTTGTTGCCATTAGTTGTTAGCGTAACCACCGGCGGCTGGTTGCCCGCAACGATGGCGATCTCGCGCGAGTCACTCATGCCTTTGTCATCCTTAACAGTCAGCACGGCTTTATACTGCCCTGCTTTCTGAAAGGTAAAGCTGGGGTTTGGGCCTTCCAGTACGGTCGGCTGCCCACCATTTTTGTTGTAGACTTTCCACTGGTACGTCAGCGCGTCGCCGTCGTAATCTTTGGTACCCTCTGACGACAGCGTCACCTTCAGTGGGACAGCGCCAGCGGTCTGACTGGCCAATGCCTGTACCAGCGGTTTACGATTTCCCGCGTTGTATTCAATTCGTACCAGCCGCGAATCGTCGTTCTGCACAAACCAGCCAGTGCCGTATTCCAGTACGTACAGATCGCCATTGGGACCAAAAGCCATATCGATCGGGTGGCTAAAAGGCATGTTCGGCAGGAAGCGTTCGATGTTGGTCTGTTCACCCTTGTCGTTGACGGTCACGGCCAGAATCATGTCGCGCATCCACTCGTAGAAGAAGACCTTCCCATCGTAATAGTCCGGGAAAGGCCGTTTCGCCCCGGCAAAATCAGCCTTATAATACGCCGGTCCCGCCATGGCACTACGTCCCCCGGAGCCCATAATCGGGTATTTTTTGCTTTCTGAGGCCGGATAGGCAATCAGCGCGGGCTGCGCGGGCGGCAGATCACGTAATCCGGTGTTGTTGGGCGAATCGTTGACGGGATGCGCCGGATCAAAGGGCGCGCCCTTGGCGTTTGTCGCAAAATTGACATCATTATACGCTTTGTTAGCACCCACGAAATACGGCCAGCCGAAGTTGCCCGGCCGCTGGGCTACGTTGTATTCGTCTTCCGCCATGGGGCCAACGCCCGCGGAGTCGGTTCCGGCATCGGGGCCCACATCGCCCCAATACAGATTACCCGTGTGTCTGTCCACTGCAATCCGGTAGGGGTTACGGTGGCCCATGGTGTAAATTTCTGGCC encodes:
- a CDS encoding thiamine phosphate synthase translates to MIISPLHYLVTRPEQAELACQAGVDWIQLRVKNRSYADWKVLAQDTLSVCRSHNARLIINDNPQLAAELGADGVHLGQDDMPVPEARALLGNTFIIGGTANTLETIRLHGQNGADYVGLGPFRFTSTKEKLSPILGLTGYQSVLSTLQSEGFSLPIVAIGGITLADIPALLQAGLHGVAVSSAISGAANPIEQAQQFCQYFTLTTVKITAHEHP
- a CDS encoding thiazole synthase — its product is MNTLDSQPLVIAGHTFSSRLFTGTGKFGSTQQMEDALLASGTELVTVALKRIGAHDQQNDLLAHLAHPQFKLLPNTSGVRTAREAVFAAQMAREALETNWLKLEIHPDPKYLLPDPIETLKAVEELVKLGFVVLPYIHADPVLCKRLEEVGVAAVMPLGAPIGTNKGLRTLDFLEIIIEQSRVPVVVDAGLGAPSHAAAAMELGADAVLVNTALAVADDSVRMATAFRMAVEAGRMAYEARLARPVAYAQASSPLTAFLDEL
- the thiH gene encoding 2-iminoacetate synthase ThiH, whose amino-acid sequence is MNTLSWFSSYDWDTVLRDIYATTPRQVEQALARSRRTLDDFKALISPAAQAYLEPMAQLSHQLTQQRFGRTIQMYAPLYLSNECQNICTYCAFSLDNKIRRRTLTDDEILREAEAIRQMGYEHVLLVTGEANQTVGVPYLKNAIRLLQPHFAHVSIEVQPLDQPEYEELIAEGLNTVLIYQETYHQATYRNHHPRGKKSNFAYRLETPNRLGRAGIHKIGLGALLGLEDWRTDSFFTATHLHYLERTYWQTRYSISFPRLRPIDLLQNDTITAKSFERCMSDRDLVQLICAYRLFNEEVELSLSTRETPRFRDHVLKLGITSLSAGSKTNPGGYVVEPQSLEQFAISDERSPAEMADVIRQQGYEPVWKDWDKTFAHV
- the moeB gene encoding molybdopterin-synthase adenylyltransferase MoeB, with the translated sequence MNEQELNRYSRHIRLPEVGLAGQQRLKKARVLLVGVGGLGCPVAQYLTAAGVGTLGIIDGDVVEESNLQRQILFSPEHIGQNKAEIAAALLSRQNPYIELIAHPTFLDRTNALALLASYDLVVDGSDNFATRYLVNDACVLLGKPLVFGSIYKFDGQVSVFNYGDGPTYRCLYPEPSDLEACSEVGVLGVLPGITGCLMANEAIKCITGIGELLSGTLLVFNALTFSFNTFSFAANPTNKALQTLPETNLSCSPAAEVLELDATDLMDWLTRPDAPLLIDVREPGEYEQDNLGGTLIPLAKLLEAPKQVPADQVVVVHCQSGGRSRKAVEFLHQQGYTQAFNLRGGLNAVRRLGIDGRSDFLKSR
- a CDS encoding thiamine phosphate synthase, whose product is MHQAKKPAFRLIGITDDSALSRDGQQLDTLLANGLDYLYWRNLSDEMPLPPVATVYQDRCLVAASSPESVRSPFRWHLKEKDRQRLFAVDGLVSEKPFSTSIHHLSEWLDMAGRVEMVFYSPLLPSISKPGYGPAVSLKTVACQVAAMREQHPNLPLLIGLGGITAQTVAQVQQAGFDGAALMGTLWKVPDPLAALQEVRAAVYP
- a CDS encoding glycoside hydrolase family 76 protein gives rise to the protein MIRIGIAVALCLGAFSPVDSTSQTKALIPRASVINWSSVSDSCAVTLQKDFYNRRSHYYNNTNQGDTTFHYWPQAHALDVLTDAYLRTNNKQYVAQMNDWMVGVRIKNGNTFLNEYYDDMLWNALAMLRVYDATKDKKWLDETLTLWTDIKTAWNDTLGGGMAWRKGQRYYKNTPVNGPAIILAARLYQRLKRPDDLAWAKKVYAWQKKVLVDPATGLVYDGINQDNDGKLNTSWKFTYCQGVWIGGTLELYRITKDPAYLADATKTADFSLSDPTLTTNGLMRDEGKGDGGLFKGILVRYLTQLILEPSLSRAQQTRYADFLKHNAETLWLQGTARPQFAFGTFWQQPPTEGKTGLSTQLSGTMLMEAMALLTREHVY
- a CDS encoding ThuA domain-containing protein, whose translation is MKKALKIILWTVLGLAVLLVVAGGLFFYKVKNGFPVSYETDHPTINFPADKPAILLFSKTTGFRHGESIEASKPVFRQLAERNGWFVYETEEGGAFNPEQLKQFRAVVFNNSTGRVLNDEQQQALSQYVEAGGALLGIHGSGDDSHHWPWYETNLLGAKFSHHPLNPQLQEATVHVESGVDSTLTRQLPASWTHTDEWYVFFSQPKGVRVVSYIDGDKIIPGGNMLFIRDKNFGMGKYHPVAWYRSVGQGRTFYTSMGHHAAVWQDADFVKLLENALRWSIQ
- a CDS encoding PQQ-dependent sugar dehydrogenase, translated to MKITRLPYRSYLPAVALTGLAIGLWAYSAGPRQFDTMLPPDENRFTKAVLAEKLNEPLEMTILPDERVLLVERHGAVRLYSPTTKQLRTIATIPVSTKYTDKEGNVTEAEDGLLGVNIDPNFAQNHWVYLYYSDPDAARNILTRYELKGDELVLSSKKVILEVPTQREQCCHTGGSIDWDRAGNLYLSTGDNTSPRATLYAPIDEREGRSPWDAQKSSGNTNDLRGKILRIHPEADGSYTIPDGNLFPKGTLKTRPEIYTMGHRNPYRIAVDRHTGNLYWGDVGPDAGTDSAGVGPMAEDEYNVAQRPGNFGWPYFVGANKAYNDVNFATNAKGAPFDPAHPVNDSPNNTGLRDLPPAQPALIAYPASESKKYPIMGSGGRSAMAGPAYYKADFAGAKRPFPDYYDGKVFFYEWMRDMILAVTVNDKGEQTNIERFLPNMPFSHPIDMAFGPNGDLYVLEYGTGWFVQNDDSRLVRIEYNAGNRKPLVQALASQTAGAVPLKVTLSSEGTKDYDGDALTYQWKVYNKNGGQPTVLEGPNPSFTFQKAGQYKAVLTVKDDKGMSDSREIAIVAGNQPPVVTLTTNGNKSFYFPGQSIAYQVNVADKEDGSLASGRITPKQVTVRSTYQQEGTSADHQGDVATSGHKFTEAAYLGSGKTLIDASDCKGCHFVDKKSIGPAFVDVGKRYKGDANAVASLSNKIIKGGGGVWGDAIMTAHPQVGEADAQEMVKYILSLAEKPTVTPSLPTKGTVTPGKEQKGNLVLQASYKDKGANGLPAQTGEQTLVLRNPVLTMGVSDSQSKGIMLYKMGQAPVAIVLASDTYVQFNKLDLTGIRAMEFAVSVPRQQLQAVGGRIEVRLDSPTGQLIGQTDDILPVEAKSAADVFKPVMTKITVTPATGVHDLYFVFKNEKAGKAPLFVPVTTQLFN